From Fibrobacter sp. UWR2, the proteins below share one genomic window:
- a CDS encoding phosphatase PAP2 family protein produces the protein MAFACATGSAAVEADSAVTSASVDRVQKLSPFDYLGHNMLLSAFGWPLGFHMLGGALTYKFSMENNDLMVARFAARQDQLAYGIAFTPGMMMGTFFPILVPGYMYFISDNRALNNTGAVAVQATAVAFLYNNILKAISGREHPDAELNSGERSRDFKWGFFRRGVFYGWPSGHSMTNAAMAMSIASYNRDKPLVVAGCALYAGYIATSMVLGAKGEAHWFSDAVAGSLMGASIGWYIGSVFYKEKVGEKQTPPKVTIAPLFFDDTKGAVLSVRI, from the coding sequence TTGGCTTTTGCCTGTGCCACGGGTTCCGCTGCTGTCGAAGCAGATTCCGCAGTAACCTCGGCGAGTGTCGATAGAGTTCAAAAACTTTCCCCGTTCGATTACCTGGGTCACAACATGTTGCTGAGTGCGTTCGGCTGGCCGCTCGGGTTCCACATGCTCGGTGGAGCGCTTACGTACAAGTTCTCGATGGAAAACAACGACCTGATGGTGGCCCGATTTGCGGCCCGTCAGGACCAGCTCGCGTATGGCATCGCGTTCACTCCCGGCATGATGATGGGGACGTTCTTCCCGATACTCGTCCCCGGTTATATGTACTTCATTAGCGACAATCGCGCGCTGAACAACACCGGTGCCGTCGCCGTGCAGGCTACCGCCGTGGCTTTCCTCTACAACAACATCCTCAAGGCGATTTCGGGCCGTGAACACCCTGACGCAGAACTCAACAGCGGCGAGCGTTCCCGCGATTTCAAGTGGGGGTTCTTCAGGCGCGGAGTCTTTTACGGCTGGCCCTCGGGACATTCCATGACAAACGCGGCCATGGCCATGAGCATCGCAAGCTACAACCGCGACAAGCCTCTCGTCGTGGCGGGCTGCGCCCTGTATGCGGGCTACATCGCGACAAGCATGGTGCTCGGCGCAAAAGGGGAGGCCCACTGGTTCTCCGACGCCGTCGCGGGCTCCCTGATGGGAGCCTCCATCGGCTGGTACATTGGCAGCGTGTTCTACAAGGAAAAAGTCGGCGAAAAGCAGACCCCGCCCAAGGTCACCATCGCCCCGCTATTCTTTGACGACACCAAAGGCGCCGTGCTCAGCGTGAGAATATAA
- a CDS encoding flavodoxin, with amino-acid sequence MKKLARIFIPVLTLALALLSLVGCAERNRTDQNADADFSKKGDVLVVYFTWSGHLRSMAHWIADEVGADYARILRKEEYPVSYNETVDVAKKEKDGNIYPEINLSLSDEEMKRYKTVFVGFPVWWYDVPMPVMTFLKQANLQGKNVYAFFSHEGSSDGAGSLPTLEKLMQAKGAAFDKKTALSVRGSKVKDSETVVREWVKALSK; translated from the coding sequence ATGAAAAAACTCGCAAGAATTTTCATTCCCGTCTTAACGCTCGCGCTTGCCCTGCTCTCCTTGGTGGGCTGTGCCGAGCGCAACAGGACTGACCAGAACGCCGATGCGGATTTCTCGAAAAAAGGCGATGTGCTGGTGGTGTATTTCACCTGGTCTGGGCACCTGCGGAGCATGGCGCACTGGATTGCCGACGAAGTCGGAGCTGATTACGCCCGCATCTTGCGCAAGGAAGAATACCCTGTTAGCTACAACGAAACAGTCGATGTCGCCAAAAAGGAAAAGGACGGAAATATTTATCCCGAGATAAACCTTTCCTTGAGCGACGAAGAAATGAAACGTTACAAGACGGTGTTTGTCGGCTTTCCGGTCTGGTGGTACGACGTGCCGATGCCCGTGATGACATTCCTGAAGCAGGCGAACTTGCAAGGCAAAAACGTCTATGCGTTCTTCTCTCACGAAGGGTCGTCCGATGGTGCAGGGAGCCTTCCTACACTCGAAAAGTTGATGCAGGCGAAGGGTGCTGCATTCGACAAGAAAACCGCCCTTTCTGTGCGCGGAAGCAAGGTCAAGGATTCCGAAACCGTTGTCCGCGAATGGGTGAAGGCGCTCTCGAAATAA
- a CDS encoding protein-ADP-ribose hydrolase, which yields MNQAERRLFLIKYLLAESPRYSGTTIPADAEGQKFLLRALMNVREAAPASDEFYRIQDEYLQESIRDRGITDVADIESVGRRFSAGAPDLFGDSLFLWRGDITTLRVDAIVNAANSGMTGCWQPCHSCIDNCIHTFAGVRLRSACDALMKRQGHPEPTGQAKITPAYNLPCKYVLHTVGPIVGYGLTERDCELLESCYRNCLDVAAQNGVESIAFCCISTGVFRFPPERAAQIAVDTVLEWKRRTQNPMKVVFNIFSEKDEAIYARIFEKFNG from the coding sequence ATGAACCAAGCAGAGCGCAGACTATTCCTGATAAAGTATCTATTGGCGGAAAGTCCCAGGTACAGCGGCACGACCATCCCCGCGGACGCTGAAGGGCAGAAATTCCTGTTGCGCGCCTTGATGAACGTGCGGGAGGCCGCCCCCGCAAGCGATGAATTCTACAGGATTCAGGACGAATACCTGCAGGAATCCATCCGTGACCGCGGAATAACGGATGTCGCGGACATCGAAAGTGTTGGCAGGCGGTTCAGTGCGGGTGCGCCGGACTTGTTTGGCGATTCCCTGTTTTTGTGGCGCGGCGACATCACCACCCTCAGGGTAGATGCAATCGTAAACGCGGCAAACAGCGGCATGACGGGATGCTGGCAGCCTTGCCACAGCTGTATTGACAACTGCATCCACACTTTCGCGGGAGTTCGTCTCCGTAGCGCTTGCGACGCCCTGATGAAACGGCAAGGGCACCCCGAACCTACGGGACAGGCGAAAATCACGCCGGCCTACAACCTGCCCTGCAAATACGTGCTGCACACGGTGGGGCCAATCGTGGGCTACGGCCTTACGGAACGGGACTGCGAGTTGCTGGAATCGTGCTATAGAAACTGCCTCGATGTTGCGGCCCAGAACGGTGTGGAATCTATAGCCTTCTGCTGTATTTCTACAGGTGTATTCCGTTTCCCGCCGGAACGTGCCGCCCAAATCGCGGTGGATACGGTGCTGGAATGGAAACGCCGTACGCAAAACCCCATGAAGGTTGTCTTTAACATTTTCAGCGAAAAGGACGAGGCTATCTATGCGCGGATTTTCGAAAAATTCAATGGATGA
- a CDS encoding Sir2 silent information regulator family NAD-dependent deacetylase encodes MDDFSAEVSRLKKALARADAVVVGAGAGLSTSAGFTYSGERFVKYFADFSVKYGFSDMYSGGFFPYGTPEEKWAFWSRYVTINRYMAAPKPVYENLLKILRDKDYFVLTTNVDHCFQKAGFDKERLFYTQGDYGLFQCSKPCHPCTYDNEKQIRAMFDAQGFSKETGLFGAMTVPAKLLPRCPICGRPMSMNLRSDSTFVEDDGWHRAAKRYREFLDRCNAMRGGNVLFLELGVGMNTPGIIKYPFWQMTALNSNATYACINYGQAYAPDDIGTRSVSIDSDIGEVVTKLL; translated from the coding sequence ATGGATGATTTTTCTGCCGAAGTATCGAGACTGAAAAAGGCGCTGGCAAGGGCGGATGCCGTCGTCGTGGGCGCGGGCGCCGGACTTTCGACATCGGCGGGATTTACCTATTCCGGGGAACGCTTTGTCAAGTACTTCGCCGACTTTTCTGTAAAGTACGGCTTTTCGGACATGTATTCCGGCGGCTTTTTCCCTTACGGCACACCCGAAGAAAAGTGGGCTTTCTGGAGCCGCTATGTCACGATAAACCGCTACATGGCCGCCCCGAAACCCGTCTACGAAAATCTCCTGAAAATCCTACGGGATAAGGATTACTTTGTCCTTACCACCAACGTGGACCATTGTTTCCAGAAAGCGGGCTTTGACAAGGAACGGCTCTTTTACACCCAGGGCGATTACGGGCTTTTCCAATGCAGCAAGCCGTGCCACCCCTGCACCTACGACAACGAAAAGCAGATTCGTGCCATGTTCGACGCCCAGGGATTTTCAAAAGAGACGGGCTTGTTCGGCGCCATGACCGTCCCTGCGAAACTGTTGCCCAGGTGTCCCATTTGCGGCCGCCCCATGTCCATGAACCTGCGTTCCGATTCCACCTTCGTAGAAGACGACGGCTGGCACCGTGCCGCAAAACGTTACCGCGAATTTCTCGACAGATGTAACGCCATGCGCGGCGGAAACGTGTTGTTCCTGGAACTGGGCGTAGGCATGAACACCCCCGGAATCATCAAGTACCCGTTCTGGCAAATGACCGCCCTGAATTCGAACGCCACCTACGCCTGCATCAACTACGGACAGGCCTACGCTCCCGACGACATCGGAACCCGCTCGGTAAGCATCGACAGCGATATCGGCGAGGTGGTGACGAAACTTCTTTGA
- a CDS encoding GNAT family N-acetyltransferase — protein MKIVPYNPKYCKDFVEMNLAWISSMFKVEPEDERELSSVETAIAAGAEIFFAVDDSDNVMACCMVALRSAGEWEIMKFAAKGMYTGTGAGSACLKACIEYAREKQAKSIVLVSNRRCTHAIHLYEKFGFAEIPVDKEKFPYDRGDISFEMKLFE, from the coding sequence ATGAAAATTGTTCCTTACAACCCAAAGTACTGCAAAGACTTTGTCGAAATGAACCTGGCGTGGATTTCATCCATGTTCAAGGTGGAACCCGAAGACGAACGCGAACTTTCAAGTGTTGAGACCGCCATTGCGGCAGGTGCGGAAATCTTTTTCGCCGTTGACGACAGCGACAACGTAATGGCATGCTGCATGGTCGCCCTACGCAGTGCAGGGGAATGGGAAATCATGAAATTCGCCGCCAAGGGCATGTACACGGGAACCGGTGCGGGCAGCGCCTGCCTCAAGGCTTGTATCGAGTACGCCCGCGAAAAACAGGCGAAAAGCATCGTTCTCGTTTCCAACCGAAGATGCACACACGCAATTCACTTATATGAAAAATTCGGCTTTGCAGAAATCCCCGTCGACAAGGAAAAATTCCCCTACGACCGCGGCGACATCTCCTTTGAAATGAAATTATTCGAGTGA